The Candidatus Endomicrobium procryptotermitis DNA segment CAATGCTAAAAAGGAAATGAAAGGAAATGAAAGGAAAGGAAAGGAAAAGAAAGAAAATGAAAGAAAGGATACACAAGGAAAACAAAATGAAAACAAAAACGGAAAAACCCCAGCGGGTGTAACGCCACCCGCACCCACTCGTTCTGCTTTACCAGACCAAAACGGCAAAAACACACCACCAAGCGACACAGCCAAACAGCCTATGGCTTGGAATGAACAAAGCAAGTATGCTCAGAGACTTGGCATATCTGCTGGGTTATCCGAGCAGATCATCGCAATCGCAAAAGAAAACAAGATAATGCTGTATCGTCAGCATTGGGAGTATTTTGCGGCGAATGCGAACATGAGCGTCTTGCTGCCGATTTTACAGAGCATGGCTGACGCAAGCAAGAAGAGAAACAAATCAGGATTTCAGCCCATAGGAAGCGGATAATCGGTCGCTGATACTTCTGCGATAAATCAGCAAATTTTAGGCACAACAAAATTTAAAACTTGAGAGGATGAGGATGAATAAAGATAATGAAACATCAAAAGTAAAAACCGAAGTCATAGATGGAATACCGTCAAAAGTAGTAATGCTTGGACGCAATCTCTGCGAAAATTGCTATGGAGAACCTACGAAGTGCGGACATTTTGAAA contains these protein-coding regions:
- a CDS encoding DUF4373 domain-containing protein; protein product: MAKDTFYFSHDYGARNDPKMQNLLMAMGHEGKGLYWDIIEFMYEQGGYLKLDDIDTIAFSLRTKPELIHELINNFGLFEKDKKHFYSKSVLKRLDKRVEKSERAKESASKRWQKKEVEKSIKNANALRTHCEGNAKKEMKGNERKGKEKKENERKDTQGKQNENKNGKTPAGVTPPAPTRSALPDQNGKNTPPSDTAKQPMAWNEQSKYAQRLGISAGLSEQIIAIAKENKIMLYRQHWEYFAANANMSVLLPILQSMADASKKRNKSGFQPIGSG